One Halomonas sp. M4R1S46 genomic window carries:
- a CDS encoding helicase RepA family protein: MTTANVIPLHPGRSTIDPEALGLPAAFLKAEFCSGVGQYHSPNAKRNPRPLETITGAAVVAMLGAPQHVDKAHSRWAIFSPVLSRRVEDQRQHGEFFALWADLDSNPPELQEAADRLSDSLSATVLAYTSASATRGQQKARLLVPLAAPCPGDRFEACQRILNDRLETLGIAPDRAAERANQVCYLPNAGQFYAATSGEDVLALGGGFDWRDAFAEEVAAHDTAEAERREDLERRQAEARAKLAERQATGQASPIAAYNAAHPLRLVLEAYGYRQYGARWLSPLSESGTPGVTITKDGARWHTAHESDREAGLSDWGDAFDLLTFWEHGGDQDAALRAVGAMMTTDDGRTLTEFNQDRYRESRRTDALEAFEDLGELEDEGEPESGPKRQHRAFGFVPVGELVTDLRPVSWLVRGYLEADSLGLVYGEPGHGKSFLAIDLAASIATGLPWHGAETTPGAVFYIAGEGHNGLGRRFKAWELKRGTSLAGVPLYASKRAAPLDDKASAAEVLRVVDAMAEDAGQVPALIVVDTLARCFGGDENSATDIGAFVANLDALRHHWRATVLVVHHSGKDATRGARGSTALRGAVDAEYKVAKDPAGTVTLEATKMKDADTPERRAFRLAPVKLPVVEGDGTEVWSCAPVSTEARMGGPKRPTGKHQQRALNALGDLAAFPEDGEEGTPVAVEAWRQAAARDGTDRRRFGEAMERLADLGWIITENGGETVRLLYLP, from the coding sequence ATGACCACGGCTAACGTTATCCCCCTGCACCCCGGCCGCTCGACTATCGACCCGGAAGCCTTGGGGCTGCCCGCTGCGTTCCTCAAGGCGGAGTTCTGTAGCGGGGTCGGGCAGTACCACAGCCCCAATGCCAAGCGTAACCCGCGCCCGCTCGAGACCATCACCGGGGCTGCGGTGGTTGCCATGCTGGGCGCTCCCCAGCACGTCGACAAGGCTCATTCCCGCTGGGCTATCTTCTCGCCGGTGCTGTCACGCCGGGTAGAGGACCAGCGCCAGCACGGGGAGTTCTTCGCGTTGTGGGCCGACTTGGACAGTAACCCGCCGGAATTGCAGGAGGCCGCCGACCGGCTGTCCGATAGCCTGAGTGCCACGGTTCTGGCGTATACCAGCGCCAGCGCGACCCGGGGGCAGCAGAAAGCGCGGCTGCTTGTGCCTCTGGCCGCCCCGTGTCCCGGGGATCGCTTCGAGGCATGCCAACGCATCCTGAACGACCGACTCGAGACCCTGGGCATCGCCCCCGACCGGGCCGCCGAGCGGGCCAATCAGGTCTGCTACCTCCCTAACGCCGGCCAGTTCTACGCCGCGACCTCCGGGGAGGACGTGCTGGCGCTGGGCGGCGGGTTCGACTGGCGAGACGCTTTCGCCGAGGAAGTGGCCGCCCACGACACGGCCGAGGCCGAACGCCGGGAGGACCTGGAGCGCCGGCAGGCGGAGGCGCGGGCCAAGCTGGCCGAGCGTCAGGCAACCGGCCAGGCTAGCCCCATCGCTGCTTATAACGCCGCCCACCCGCTGCGGCTGGTGCTGGAGGCCTACGGCTACCGGCAGTATGGCGCCCGCTGGTTATCCCCCCTGTCAGAGTCGGGGACGCCGGGCGTGACCATCACCAAGGACGGCGCCCGCTGGCATACCGCCCACGAGAGCGACCGGGAGGCCGGTCTGTCGGATTGGGGAGATGCCTTCGACCTGCTGACCTTCTGGGAGCATGGTGGCGACCAAGACGCTGCCCTGCGTGCCGTGGGCGCCATGATGACCACGGATGACGGGCGTACCCTGACCGAGTTCAATCAGGATCGTTACCGCGAAAGCCGGCGGACCGATGCCCTGGAGGCGTTCGAGGACCTGGGCGAGCTCGAAGATGAAGGGGAACCGGAATCCGGTCCCAAGCGCCAGCATCGTGCATTCGGATTCGTCCCGGTTGGCGAGCTGGTCACTGACCTTCGCCCTGTGTCCTGGCTGGTGCGGGGCTATCTGGAAGCCGACTCGCTGGGGCTGGTCTATGGGGAGCCGGGCCACGGGAAGTCCTTTCTCGCCATCGACCTGGCTGCCAGCATCGCAACGGGGCTCCCCTGGCATGGGGCCGAGACCACGCCGGGTGCCGTGTTCTATATCGCCGGGGAAGGCCATAACGGGCTAGGCCGCCGCTTCAAGGCATGGGAACTCAAGCGCGGGACTAGCCTCGCGGGTGTGCCGTTGTACGCGTCGAAGCGCGCCGCCCCGCTGGATGACAAGGCGAGCGCCGCCGAGGTGCTGCGCGTCGTCGATGCCATGGCCGAGGATGCCGGGCAGGTTCCGGCCCTTATCGTGGTGGACACCCTGGCCCGGTGCTTCGGGGGTGACGAGAACAGCGCGACCGACATCGGCGCTTTCGTCGCCAACCTGGATGCCTTGCGCCATCACTGGCGGGCTACCGTGCTGGTCGTCCACCACAGCGGCAAGGACGCCACGCGGGGTGCGCGCGGATCTACCGCCCTTCGGGGGGCCGTGGATGCGGAATACAAGGTGGCCAAGGACCCCGCCGGTACGGTGACCCTGGAAGCCACCAAGATGAAGGATGCCGACACGCCCGAACGCCGGGCCTTCCGGCTGGCGCCGGTCAAGTTGCCGGTTGTCGAGGGAGACGGGACGGAGGTTTGGTCCTGCGCGCCCGTGTCGACCGAGGCACGGATGGGCGGGCCGAAGCGACCGACCGGGAAGCACCAGCAACGGGCGCTGAATGCCCTGGGCGACCTGGCTGCTTTTCCGGAAGACGGGGAGGAGGGCACCCCGGTGGCCGTGGAGGCCTGGCGCCAGGCAGCGGCTCGCGATGGCACGGATCGCCGCCGGTTCGGTGAAGCGATGGAACGGTTAGCCGACCTTGGGTGGATCATCACCGAAAACGGCGGAGAAACGGTCCGCCTGCTGTACTTACCCTGA
- a CDS encoding tyrosine-type recombinase/integrase → MAGKSQNPITTDRQVAAFMLPEGRNKARRAVSNRGIGGLALEARTTREAKTWVFRFRLAGNAVEMALGRYPGMSLAEAREKHRDAAKLVEKGIDPRKHRKAEKARNEAAWTMGHAFERWIVFYEQTPGRGKRLPTPKTVGQHKGRWRRHLAPRLADAYVRDVTRRQVIEVLEDVVAKAPVEGRHCLNLLRGLLDYCEDREQVEENPIANLTPAKVGASGGTPRNRHLSLPELRALWQALEDARHRPEGLASTAWMSATTANVLRLLILTGCRRSEAALMRWEEIKRDTWTIPAERAKSRRAHRVYLTPLALEILAEQRQHTDSQFVFPSVSDSGKPVHPDSLSTVVARLQGRSRKEHDTTAPLYHLPPFTVHDLRRSAATRWTEDLLAEPLLVEQMLAHAPPKLVATYNHAARWPAQVDVWKRWGELVADRVAQNPGSNVVPMQGR, encoded by the coding sequence ATGGCAGGGAAATCTCAGAATCCCATCACTACGGACCGTCAGGTTGCCGCGTTCATGCTCCCCGAGGGCAGGAACAAGGCACGTCGCGCCGTGAGCAACCGTGGCATTGGTGGGCTGGCGCTCGAGGCCCGCACCACACGCGAGGCTAAGACATGGGTATTCCGCTTTCGGTTGGCGGGTAATGCGGTGGAGATGGCGCTGGGCCGTTATCCGGGCATGTCTCTGGCAGAAGCGCGCGAGAAGCACCGCGACGCCGCGAAGCTGGTAGAGAAAGGAATCGACCCGCGCAAGCATCGGAAAGCCGAGAAAGCCCGCAACGAAGCGGCTTGGACCATGGGTCATGCCTTCGAACGCTGGATCGTCTTCTATGAGCAAACGCCGGGCCGCGGCAAGCGGCTGCCGACCCCCAAGACCGTGGGGCAGCACAAGGGGCGCTGGCGCCGCCACCTGGCTCCCCGTCTGGCCGACGCTTACGTGCGAGACGTAACCCGACGCCAGGTCATCGAGGTCTTGGAGGACGTGGTAGCTAAGGCGCCGGTGGAGGGCCGCCATTGCCTGAACCTGCTGCGCGGGCTGCTGGATTACTGCGAGGACCGAGAGCAGGTCGAGGAGAACCCCATTGCCAATCTGACGCCGGCCAAGGTGGGCGCCAGCGGTGGCACTCCACGCAACCGCCATCTTTCCCTGCCGGAGCTTCGCGCCCTATGGCAGGCCCTCGAAGACGCGCGACACAGACCCGAGGGGCTAGCCTCTACGGCGTGGATGTCGGCGACCACCGCTAACGTTCTGCGGTTGTTGATCCTTACCGGGTGTCGCCGCTCGGAGGCTGCGTTGATGCGTTGGGAAGAGATCAAGCGCGATACCTGGACCATTCCCGCCGAGCGTGCGAAATCGCGCCGGGCACATCGCGTGTATCTCACCCCACTGGCGCTGGAGATCCTGGCCGAACAGCGCCAGCATACGGACAGCCAGTTTGTGTTCCCGTCAGTCAGTGATTCCGGCAAGCCCGTGCATCCCGACAGCCTGTCGACCGTCGTGGCTCGGCTGCAGGGTCGGAGTCGAAAGGAACACGACACGACCGCCCCCCTTTACCACTTGCCCCCCTTCACGGTGCACGATCTTCGGCGTAGCGCCGCGACCCGTTGGACGGAGGATCTGCTGGCCGAGCCATTGCTCGTGGAGCAGATGCTGGCCCATGCCCCGCCCAAGCTGGTGGCTACATACAACCACGCCGCCCGTTGGCCGGCTCAAGTCGATGTGTGGAAGCGGTGGGGCGAGTTGGTAGCCGACCGGGTAGCCCAAAATCCTGGCAGCAATGTTGTTCCGATGCAGGGCAGGTAG
- a CDS encoding diguanylate cyclase — MNKLLSLKGRLLSGLVMTWLVVLALLLGFGWQSGESLLEASNRAHLRYEARLIADELTDQVETRLQALQRLAGSLQAQQRQGASRLGDALRGNDALLEWFDGLLVADAEGAIQAAWPHRRRLRGVEIADRDYFRSVRAFRRPHVSEPIRGKASGAPQVLFAVPRLDEAGRFQGLVGGIVRLDSGLSGRLDRLRLGQEGFATVISASGTFLSHPDREHIFTDVPGAAFNPLLDLALDGWEGEGQGPLLSGGDAYHAYRQIWPADWVVGVALPRDQVMAPLQRWLERLGGKALLVAALMLPLMSWLLWLALRPLFQLERQIAAVGEGRRSRVALSTRMQELRRVADTFNRVEVERGKALAQLKDRQAFLDAILASSPVGMFVTDTAGNIAFMNPALVELTGPVEAQQRRGEWLGHIHRDDRQSALDLWHYSMVSGEDFLQQFRYYRKGGDLLWLEVHASRVTTDGKALGFVGTVKDITERREEEALRQWEAEHDPLTGLLNRRGFERRLEEALADCRKTGTSSVLILFDLDHFKPINDQGGHALGDEMLRRIAQVVAREVRQSDHVARQGGDEFAVLLPSCTHAQASRIAESLREAVRDIIVRHRGQEYRVTLSLGVASLEETDQRIAEVIGRADAASYAAKRQGRDRVVVHPALA, encoded by the coding sequence ATGAATAAGCTGCTTTCACTGAAGGGACGCCTGCTGTCGGGACTGGTCATGACCTGGCTGGTGGTCCTGGCCCTGCTGCTCGGCTTCGGCTGGCAGTCGGGAGAGTCGCTGCTCGAGGCGTCCAACCGGGCCCATCTGCGTTACGAGGCGCGCCTGATCGCCGATGAGCTGACGGATCAGGTCGAGACCCGTCTGCAGGCCCTGCAGCGACTGGCAGGGAGCCTCCAGGCACAGCAGCGGCAGGGGGCGTCCCGGCTCGGCGACGCGCTGCGGGGCAATGACGCCCTGCTGGAGTGGTTCGATGGCCTGCTGGTGGCCGATGCCGAGGGGGCCATCCAGGCCGCCTGGCCCCATCGCCGCCGGCTCCGGGGCGTCGAGATCGCCGACCGCGACTACTTCCGTAGCGTGCGGGCCTTCCGGCGTCCGCATGTCAGCGAGCCCATCCGGGGCAAGGCGAGTGGAGCGCCCCAGGTGCTGTTCGCGGTGCCACGGCTGGACGAGGCAGGGCGCTTCCAGGGGCTCGTGGGCGGGATCGTCAGGTTGGACAGCGGTCTCTCCGGGCGGCTGGATCGACTGCGACTGGGGCAGGAGGGCTTCGCGACGGTGATCAGCGCCTCCGGCACCTTCCTCTCCCATCCCGATAGGGAGCACATCTTTACCGACGTGCCGGGCGCGGCGTTCAATCCGCTGCTGGATCTGGCCCTCGACGGCTGGGAAGGGGAGGGCCAGGGGCCGTTGCTGTCCGGGGGCGACGCCTACCACGCCTACCGCCAGATCTGGCCCGCCGACTGGGTCGTTGGCGTCGCCTTGCCGCGTGATCAGGTGATGGCCCCCCTCCAGCGCTGGCTGGAGCGCCTGGGCGGGAAGGCCCTGCTGGTCGCGGCCCTGATGCTGCCGCTGATGAGCTGGCTACTGTGGCTCGCGCTGCGTCCCCTCTTCCAACTCGAGCGCCAGATCGCGGCCGTGGGGGAAGGCCGGCGAAGCCGGGTGGCGCTGTCCACCCGGATGCAGGAGCTCCGCCGGGTCGCCGATACCTTCAATCGCGTCGAGGTGGAACGCGGCAAGGCCCTGGCACAGCTCAAGGATCGCCAGGCCTTCCTCGATGCCATCCTGGCCTCGTCGCCCGTGGGGATGTTCGTGACCGATACGGCGGGCAACATCGCCTTCATGAACCCCGCCCTGGTCGAGCTGACCGGCCCTGTCGAGGCCCAGCAGCGTCGGGGGGAGTGGCTGGGACATATCCATCGCGACGATCGCCAGTCCGCCCTGGACCTGTGGCATTACAGCATGGTGAGCGGTGAGGACTTCCTCCAGCAGTTTCGCTACTACCGCAAGGGCGGCGACCTGCTGTGGCTGGAGGTCCATGCCAGCCGGGTGACGACCGATGGGAAGGCCCTCGGCTTCGTGGGCACGGTGAAGGATATCACCGAGCGCCGCGAGGAAGAGGCCCTGCGCCAGTGGGAGGCCGAGCATGACCCGCTGACCGGCCTGCTCAACCGTCGCGGCTTCGAGCGCCGTCTCGAGGAGGCCCTGGCCGATTGCCGCAAGACCGGCACGTCCTCGGTGCTGATCCTCTTCGACCTGGATCACTTCAAGCCCATCAATGACCAGGGCGGGCATGCCCTGGGCGACGAGATGCTGCGCCGCATCGCCCAGGTGGTGGCCCGGGAGGTGCGGCAGAGTGACCATGTGGCCCGCCAGGGCGGCGACGAGTTCGCCGTCCTGCTGCCCAGCTGCACCCACGCCCAGGCGTCGAGGATCGCCGAGTCGTTGCGTGAGGCGGTGCGCGATATCATCGTGAGACATCGGGGGCAGGAATACCGGGTCACCTTGAGCCTCGGGGTGGCCAGCCTCGAGGAGACGGACCAGCGCATCGCCGAGGTGATCGGGCGCGCCGACGCCGCCAGCTATGCGGCCAAGCGCCAGGGACGGGATCGGGTGGTGGTCCATCCGGCGCTGGCCTGA
- a CDS encoding methyltransferase domain-containing protein yields the protein MPEISPYLSAVGDRHFDGLADKFAGSLYGGLRGELRLALLDRLLPEMLDLQAQPVLEVGGGLGQLAAWLNDRGHPVTLTEPAGEMLDRAAEHLADRPVPRHRLPLQSLPVELPGPWPLVTCHAVLEWLADPRAALATLAGLMAPGGQLSLMVFNRDALRLSNVVKGNLQKALDDRLEGQGRRRRLTPISPLTHGQVVAWAGEAGLCVSQVAGVRVFHDYLRAPPETAADRQALLELEWRYSRVDPHWRLGRYLLYTLIRPEEPVS from the coding sequence ATGCCCGAGATCTCCCCCTACCTGTCCGCGGTGGGCGACCGCCATTTCGACGGCCTCGCCGACAAGTTCGCCGGCAGCCTGTATGGCGGGTTGCGTGGCGAACTGCGCCTCGCCCTGCTCGACCGGCTGCTGCCCGAGATGCTGGACTTGCAGGCGCAGCCGGTGCTGGAGGTGGGCGGTGGCCTGGGACAGCTGGCCGCCTGGTTGAACGACCGAGGCCACCCCGTCACCCTCACCGAACCCGCCGGCGAGATGCTGGACCGGGCCGCCGAGCACCTCGCCGACCGGCCGGTGCCTCGCCATCGGCTACCGCTCCAGTCGCTGCCGGTGGAACTGCCCGGCCCCTGGCCGCTGGTCACCTGCCATGCCGTGCTCGAGTGGCTCGCGGACCCGCGGGCGGCCCTGGCGACCCTGGCCGGGCTGATGGCGCCGGGGGGGCAGCTCTCGCTGATGGTCTTCAACCGCGATGCCCTGCGCCTGTCCAACGTGGTCAAGGGCAACCTGCAGAAGGCCCTGGACGACCGGCTGGAGGGCCAGGGGCGCCGCCGACGCCTGACCCCCATCTCGCCGCTGACCCATGGGCAGGTCGTCGCCTGGGCCGGGGAGGCGGGCCTGTGCGTGTCGCAGGTGGCCGGGGTGCGCGTCTTCCACGATTACCTTCGTGCGCCGCCGGAGACGGCGGCGGATCGCCAGGCCCTGCTCGAACTGGAGTGGCGCTACAGCCGCGTCGACCCCCATTGGCGGCTGGGTCGCTACCTGCTCTATACCCTGATTCGCCCCGAGGAGCCCGTTTCATGA
- a CDS encoding helix-turn-helix transcriptional regulator has protein sequence MKEFLTDREVAQWAGLGRTTIWRLVGQGRFPRPVKPAPGATRWRRKDLDRWAASLSEEDRA, from the coding sequence ATGAAAGAGTTTCTGACGGATAGGGAGGTGGCTCAGTGGGCCGGCCTGGGACGCACGACCATTTGGAGGCTTGTAGGCCAGGGGCGCTTCCCTCGTCCCGTGAAGCCGGCCCCCGGCGCGACTCGCTGGCGCCGTAAGGACTTGGACCGATGGGCTGCTTCGCTGTCAGAGGAGGATCGGGCATGA